A stretch of the Malus sylvestris chromosome 10, drMalSylv7.2, whole genome shotgun sequence genome encodes the following:
- the LOC126587882 gene encoding dof zinc finger protein DOF1.2-like, with product MFIAPSVKQILQCPPSGQEQFMMMEMKTPWNKSHIEIAPNCPRCASSNTKFCYYNNYSLSQPRYFCKGCRRYWTKGGSLRNVPVGGGCRKNRRGKAARLSQADRGSLSYFQHHNSSTTTEDDLAGNTQPGGSNVPDIDLAVVFAKFLNHNSTTPDGHDHDPNLVISSSALNDRDGSHNSSKAADDLVEAVGHHYLLEGHQSQEENVQTFMGINHNDDMNIHEFELQGLLGDDEQVVQDVFWSDDATTSLTSSTASFTWQPMMDLQELDCSLPSDDDQMKISTNLCGDNWSSFEFSGFEVFSRS from the coding sequence ATGTTCATAGCTCCTAGCGTTAAACAAATACTACAATGCCCTCCCTCTGGGCAAGAGCAATTCATGATGATGGAGATGAAGACACCATGGAACAAATCCCATATTGAGATTGCCCCAAACTGCCCTCGATGTGCCTCTTCCAACACAAAATTTTGCTACTACAACAACTACAGCCTCTCACAGCCAAGGTACTTCTGCAAAGGGTGCAGGAGATATTGGACTAAAGGCGGCTCCTTACGCAACGTCCCCGTTGGTGGTGGCTGCCGCAAGAACCGCCGTGGTAAGGCAGCCAGGCTCTCACAGGCTGACCGCGGTTCATTAAGTTATTTTCAGCATCACAACTCATCAACTACTACTGAAGATGATCTGGCCGGAAATACTCAGCCAGGTGGATCTAATGTACCAGATATTGATTTAGCTGTGGTGTTTGCCAAATTCTTGAACCACAATTCCACTACCCCTGATGGTCATGACCATgaccccaacttggtaatttcAAGTTCAGCATTGAACGATCGTGACGGCTCGCATAATTCTTCAAAGGCTGCTGATGATCTTGTTGAAGCAGTTGGTCATCATTATTTACTTGAAGGACATCAATCACAAGAAGAAAATGTTCAAACTTTTATGGGAATTAATCACAATGATGATATGAACATTCATGAATTTGAGTTACAGGGTTTACTAGGCGATGATGAACAAGTGGTGCAAGATGTGTTTTGGTCCGATGATGCAACGACGTCTTTGACGAGCAGCACTGCTAGTTTTACATGGCAACCTATGATGGATCTGCAAGAGTTGGACTGTTCACTACCATCCGACGATGATCAAATGAAGATATCAACCAATTTGTGTGGCGATAATTGGAGCTCCTTTGAATTTTCAGGGTTTGAAGTTTTCTCACGATCTTAA
- the LOC126587886 gene encoding eukaryotic translation initiation factor 6-2, with protein sequence MATRLQFENSCEVGVFSKLTNAYCLVAIGGSENFYSTFEGELADVIPVVKTSIGGTRIIGRLCAGNKNGLLVPHTTTDQELQHLRNSLPDQVVVQRIEERLSALGNCIACNDHVALTHTDLDRETEEMIADVLGVEVFRQTIAGNILVGSFCAFTNRGGLVHPHTSVEDLDELSTLLQVPLVAGTVNRGSEVIGAGMIVNDWTAFCGLDTTATELSVIESVFKLREAQPSAIVDEMRKSLIDSYV encoded by the exons ATGGCAACCA GATTGCAATTCGAGAACTCGTGCGAGGTTGGGGTGTTTTCGAAGCTGACGAACGCGTACTGTTTGGTCGCCATCGGCGGCTCTGAGAACTTCTACAGCACCTTTGAGGGGGAGTTGGCTGATGTCATCCCCGTTGTGAAAACCTCCATCGGCGGCACTCGCATCATCGGTCGCCTCTGTGCTG GAAACAAAAACGGGCTTCTTGTGCCTCACACCACCACTGACCAAG AACTCCAGCACTTGAGGAACAGCTTACCTGATCAGGTTGTTGTTCAGCGTATCGAAGAGAGACTATCGGCTCTTGGTAACTGCATCGCTTGCAATGATCATGTTGCTCTTACGCACACTGATCTTGACAGG GAAACTGAGGAGATGATTGCAGATGTCCTTGGAGTGGAAGTTTTTAGGCAGACGATTGCTGGTAATATACTTGTTGGCAGCTTCTGTGCCTTCACCAACAGAGGTGGCTTG GTCCATCCCCACACATCGGTTGAAGATCTGGATGAACTGTCGACACTCCTTCAGGTCCCTCTTGTTGCTGGAACAGTCAACCGTGGTAGTGAAGTGATAGGTGCAGGCATGATAGTGAACGACTGGACAGCATTCTGCGGGTTAGACACCACTGCCACAGAACTCTCAGTTATTgaaagtgttttcaagttgaGGGAAGCTCAACCCAGTGCTATTGTGGATGAAATGAGGAAATCATTGATTGACAGCTATGTCTAA
- the LOC126587896 gene encoding peptidyl-prolyl cis-trans isomerase CYP63-like yields the protein MVASSSSLSEYSSDSSLSSSSASRRRHRRHNRSRRDKDQEKDKDALKIRKKISRSNTKRRRRHRHRYSSSDSYSSSSPSDSRSDSSSDSELETSSKSKKRKKSDRHKKSKEKDQSKSHRHKHQRKLKEKQKNERSSGPVQLSKLLGRDKDDGVRRSAVSGKKILLKLEKTKEDKAAEDKRNELLKFLNASFD from the exons ATGGTGGCATCGTCCTCATCGTTGTCTGAGTACTCCTCGGACTCCTCCTTGTCATCTTCGTCTGCATCTCGCCGTCGACATCGTCGCCACAACCGCAGTCGCCGAGACAAAGACCAGGAGAAAGACAAAGATGCCCTCAAGATACGAAAAAAGATCAGTCGTTCCAACACCAAACGACGCCGCAGACACCGCCACCGCTACTCCTCGTCGGATTCTTACTCTTCCTCCTCTCCTTCCGATTCCAG AAGTGATAGTTCTTCGGACAGTGAGCTTGAAACATCTAGTAAGTCAAAGAAGCGCAAGAAGAGTGACAGACATAAGAAG AGCAAGGAAAAGGACCAGAGCAAGAGTCATCGCCATAAACATCAAAGGAAACTCAAAGAG AAACAGAAGAATGAGAGAAGTAGCGGCCCTGTTCAGCTTTCAAAG TTATTGGGGCGTGACAAAGATGATGGAGTTCGTCGCAGTGCTGTCTCTGGAAAAAAG ATTCTACTGAAACTTGAGAAGACAAAGGAGGACAAGGCGGCTGAAGACAAAAGGAATGAATTGCTGAAGTTCTTAAATGCTAGTTTTGATTGA
- the LOC126587879 gene encoding uncharacterized protein C57A10.07-like, with protein sequence MSNNPFRSGSPKSFVAYPSGEFDLESGAFRKPRKHRRSPLLPIKMIRYIGNRMQYYCKLRPLLVFILSLSVGISILILLSLYESRYQMTNNYQKYDVGSSSYPLPNLQNLVMVAGHSVYTSSSCGKVDKEDSWFLESYQKNPGQAATFVAHIQEGIEVAAKDNRALLLFSGGETRRDAGPRSEAQSYWAVAESKGWFGQEDLRSRTLTEEHARDSFENLLFSVCRFRELTGKYPQNITVVSYDFKEERFAHLHRAAIGFPESRFFYVGTPAISTAKEAARKGEAVVRTQFQEDPYGCRGSLYRKKLGRDPFHRSVPYPNGCPEIEGLFRYCGPAPYPGSLPWPKEQT encoded by the exons ATGAGCAATAATCCGTTTCGGTCCGGCAGTCCTAAGTCCTTCGTAGCCTACCCGAGTGGTGAGTTTGATTTAGAATCTGGAGCATTTAGAAAACCCCGAAAGCATAGGAGGTCACCATTgcttcccatcaaaatgatTAGGTATATCGGAAACCGAATGCAGTATTATTGCAAGCTGCGTCCCCTTTTAGTTTTCATCCTCTCCTTGTCAGTTGGGATCTCAATTCTCATACTTTTGTCTCTGTATGAGAGCCGGTATCAAATGACGAACAACTACCAAAAGTATGACGTGGGTTCTTCTAGTTATCCGCTCCCGAATCTCCAGAATCTAGTCATGGTTGCCGGGCATTCAGTTTATACTAGTAGTAGCTGTGGAAAAGTTGATAAGGAGGATTCTTGGTTTTTGGAGTCCTACCAAAAGAATCCGGGTCAGGCTGCTACTTTCGTGGCTCATATACAAGAAGGAATTGAAGTCGCGGCCAAAGACAATAGAGCTCTCCTTCTGTTTAGTGGTGGAGAGACTCGAAGAGATGCCGGTCCACGCAGTGAGGCACAGAGTTACTGGGCAGTTGCTGAATCAAAAGGATGGTTTG GCCAAGAAGATTTGCGATCGAGGACACTCACAGAAGAGCATGCAAGGGACAGTTTTGAGAATCTTCTCTTCAGTGTGTGCCGGTTCCGAGAACTTACTGGCAAATATCCTCAAAATATAACT GTTGTAAGTTATGATTTCAAGGAGGAGAGATTCGCGCATCTACACCGGGCTGCAATTGGCTTTCCCGAGTCAAGGTTCTTCTACGTGGGCACCCCAGCAATTTCTACTGCAAAAGAAGCAGCCCGGAAAGGAGAAGCAGTCGTGCGGACTCAATTCCAAGAAGATCCATATGGATGTCGAGGTTCACTTTACCGTAAAAAACTAGGGCGCGATCCGTTTCACCGGTCCGTTCCCTATCCAAATGGGTGTCCTGAAATTGAAGGTCTTTTCAGATATTGTGGGCCAGCTCCTTATCCAGGGTCCCTTCCGTGGCCTAAAGAGCAAACTTAA